The genome window GGTCAGTGCCTCCCGCGTCTGCCGATAGCCGTTCTCCTCCGACATACTGGCCGAGAAAATCAACCGGGGATCGGGCGTTAAGCCCGCATCGGCAAAGGCTTGTCTGTAGCCATCGAGGCGATGCTGCGCGAACGTATAGTCGGTTAAGCCATTCAGGAGAACGACGCGCTGGTGCCCGTGCGCGATGACATGGGCTGCCTGGGCATAAAAGGCGCCGCGATTATCGATGTCCATAAATGGGTAGGGGACCGCAGCCTGTGTTCGCCCATGCAGTACAAACGGTAATCCCAGATCCATGAGCAGCGGCACACGCGGGTCTTGGACCAAAGGGCCTGATAGAATGACGCCATCTATCTGACCAGAAGCCGCCAAATTTCGATAGGTTTGCAGATCGTCGCCCGTCGTTTCGGCCCCCGAGAGCGCCAGCATCACCCCTCTTTCGGTACAGTGCGAGACGACGCCGACCAAAAACTCCATGAAATGCGGATCGAGCAGAAGATTGGCTTTCGGGGGAAAAACAACGCCGATTGCCCCGGCGCGCCCGGTCGCCAGCCGGCGAGCAACGGGATTAGGGCGATAGCCAAGTCGCTCAGCGGCCTCGGCCACGCGGGCCTTGGTTTCTTTATTGACCTCGGGGAACCCATTTAACGCCCGGCTTACCGTCGCGCGCGAAAGACCGAGCGCCTCGGCGAGTTCCTTTAACCGGATCTGTGCTGCCATTTTTCTAAACCGACTGTCCCCACGTTAACCGAGTTTAGCGCCCTTCAAAAAAGAGCGCGAGCAAAGATAGGCGGGTTGACGCCCTGTCCCGTTCAGCCGTATGGTTGATGTGTTCAAACCGGTTTAAATGCGGTTTCCGACACAAAACAACTCATGAGGCGGCCAAAGCCGCCCGGTTTTTGGGAGAGAACCATGCGTCGTTTCGCAGCTTTCGTAGCGCCCACGTTAACGGCGCTTCTGTTTTCCGTCAGTGCGTCGGCGGTCGAGATTTCACTCTCGTGTGGGGCCGTTGGGGCTGAATTAACCCATTGCCAAGCCGGGGCCGACGCGTGGGCAAAGGCCACCGGACACACGGTCAAAATTGTCTCGACCCCCAATTCCGCGACCGAACGGTTAGCCCTCTATCAACAGATCCTGGCGAGCGGCAGCAGTGATATTGATGTATTCCAAATCGATGTGATTTGGCCGGGGATTCTGGTGAATTATATGATTGATTTGACGCCCTATGCGAAGCAAGAGACGCTTCAGCATTTTGTGTCGATCGTTGCTAATAATACGGTCAATAATAAACTAGTCGCGATGCCGTGGTTTACGGATGCTGGGCTTTTATATTATCGGAAAGATCTGTTAGAAAAATATGGAACGAAAGTACCAACCACTTGGGCCGACCTTGCAAGCGTTGCCGAGAAAATCCAGGCAGGTGAGCGTAAGGCTGGCAACGACAAAATGTGGGGCTTCGTCTTTCAAGGGAAAGCCTATGAAGGATTGACCTGCAATGCGCTTGAATGGGTCGATTCGTTCGGCGGCGGCACCTTCATGGATGATGCGGGTAAAATCACCGTCAATAACCCGCACGCCATCGAAGCGCTGAAAACGGTAGCAGGATGGGTTGGCTCCATCACCCCAGAAGGCGTGCTTGGCTATGCCGAAGAGGAGGCCCGAGGTATTTGGCAATCGGGCAATGCCGTTTTTATGCGGAATTGGCCCTATGCTTGGGCACTGGGGCAGGCCGCAGATAGTCCGATCAAGAATAAGATCGGCGTCGCCGCGCTTCCGAAAGGCGGGGCCAATGGCAAATATTCAGGCGCGCTCGGGGGATGGCAGTTATCAGTCTCTAAATTTTCGAAAAATCAGGCTGTAGCGGCTGATTTGGTCATGTATTTGACCAGTGATGCCGAACAGAAGCGCCGTGCCCTGGTAGGTGGGTATAATCCAACCCGTCCTGCCCTGTATCAGGATAAGGAAATCCTAGCGGCGAACCCCTTCTTCGACTCGCTCTACGAAACCTTCACCAATGCGGCCGCCCGACCGGCAAAGGCGACAGGGGCGAAATATAACCGCGTCTCCAACGAAATCTGGAATGCAACGCACGCGGTTCTGTCGAAGAAGGAAACGGCAGAGAAAGCCGTCCCGGCTTTGGAAGCCGCCTTAGTGCGCGCGATGCGCTGACCCTGCCGTTCATCGAAGCGGGGGCTTTTTAAAGGTTCCCGCCGTCTCACTTTTGGAGCGACAGCCAATGGCTGGGCTTTCACGCCGCAAAGCGCGGGCTGCTTGGATCTTCCTTGCACCAATGCTGATCACGCTCGCCGCCATCGCCGGATGGCCGCTGCTGCGCACGTTCTGGTTTAGCCTAACGGATGCTTCGATGGCCGATTTATCGGCCTGGAAGTTCATCGGCTTCGACAATTATCTGATGAAAGATCAATATGGTTGGGGTGGGTTGTTGGTCGATCCCGACTGGTGGCGCGCGGTCTATAATACGCTGGTTTTTACGATCTTATCGGTCACGCTAGAGACGATTTTTGGCCTGTTGGTCGCTCTCGTCCTCCATCAGCGTTTCTTTGGTCGTAGCTTTATCCGTGCCGCTATTCTTGTGCCTTGGGCCATTCCAACGATTGTTTCGGCGAAAATCTGGGCGTGGATGCTGCATGACCAATTCGGCATTCTGAATTCGATGATGCTCAGCCTTGGGCTGATTACTCAGCCGATTGCCTGGGCGGCATCGCCGGATACGGCCCTAGCCGCAATCGTTCTGGTGGATGTCTGGAAGACCACGCCCTTTATGGCCCTTCTGTGTCTAGCTGCGCTGCAAATGCTTCCAACCGATTGTTACGAGGCGGCCCGACTGGACGGTATTCCGGCCTGGAGGCTGTTCTTTAAGGTAACACTTCCTCTGATTCGACCCGCCTTGATGGTGGCGGTTATCTTTCGGGCGCTCGATGCTTTGCGTGTCTTCGACGTCATCTACGTGCTGACCTCTAATACGCGGGATACCATGTCGATGTCGGTCTTCGCCCGACAGCATCTCGTGGAATTTCAAAGCGTTGGGTATGGCTCAGCGGCGTCAACGGCGCTGTTCATGGTTATTGCGCTGTTGACCGCGCTCTATCTGACGCTTGGGCGGGTCAAGCTCGCCGCTGACCCGAACTGAAGGGGATTGCCATGGGATTCCAACGGTCTAAATCGGGCAAAATCTTTCGGCGGATCGCTTTCGCAGGCGCGGTCCTGGCTATCGCCGTAATCGCCCTCTTTCCGTTTTACTATGCGATTCTGACTTCTTTTAAAACAGGCTCAGCGCTGTTTCAGGTTAGCTATTGGATCGGGGATATAACTCTTATCAATTATCAGTCGATTTTCCGCGAACAGCCGTTTGGCCTCCAGATTTTAAATTCGCTGCTCGTCGCGACCGTCGTGGTCGGCCTATCGCTGCTTCTCGGCGTGACAGCGGCCTTTGCTTTCGGTCGGGTGCGATTTCGAGGGCGCGGTCTGTTGCTGGTGACGGTGCTTGCGGTCTCAATGTTCCCGCAGGTGTCTATCTTGTCGGGCATGTTCGAGCTGGTGCGCGCTTTGGGTTTATACAACCGCCTTCCCTCGCTCATCCTCTCGAACCTTGTCTTGACGCTGCCGTTCACGGTCTGGGTATTCACCACCTTCATGCGGGAGTTGCCCAAGGAGTTGGAAGAAGCCGCCTATGTGGACGGGGCGACTCCCTGGACCGTCGTCCGGCGTGTTTTTCTGCCCTTGATGGGACCGGCCTTAGTAACGACGGGGCTGCTCGCCTTCATCGCCTCTTGGAACGAGTTTCTCTTCGCGCTCACCTTCACGCTGTCCAGCGAAACCCGAACGGTTCCGGTAGCGATTGCCCTGATCTCTGGGGCAACCGCGCTGGAACTGCCTTGGGGGGGCATTATGGCGGCATCGGTGGTTGTGACGGTCCCGCTGATCCTTCTCGTGTTTATTTTCCAACGACGCATCGTCTCGGGCCTGACGGCCGGGGCGATCAAAGGATAGATGATGACGAATGTAGACTGGTGGCGCGGCGCGGTACTCTATCAAATCTATCCGCGCTCGTTTTATGATGCCGATGGCAATGGCATCGGCGATCTGCGCGGCATTACCGCCAAGCTGGATTATATTGCTTCCCTGAACGTCGATGCGATTTGGGTCTCGCCATTTTTCCCGTCGCCCATGGCAGACTTCGGCTATGACGTCTCAGATTTCTGTGGGGTTGACCCGCTGTTTGGAACTCTGGCCGATGCCGATGCGCTGATTGCGGGCGCCCATGCGCGCGGCTTAAAAGTATTGATCGACCTCGTCATCAGCCATAGTTCGGATCAGCACCCTTGGTTTGTTGAGAGCCGCCGCGACCGACATAATCCAAAGGCCGATTGGTATGTCTGGGCCGATGCGGAGTCCGATGGCACGCCTCCAAATAATTGGCTATCGATTTTCGGCGGTTCGGCCTGGGAGTGGGATGCCCGGCGCCGTCAATATTACCTCCATAACTTCCTGAAGGCGCAACCCGACCTAAACTTTCATAATCCCGATGTTCAGGCGGCGGTTCTCGCGGCGGCGCGTTTTTGGCTCGAGCGCGGCGTTGATGGCTTCCGGCTCGATACGGTCAATTTTTACTTCCATGATCTAGCCTTGCGATCCAATCCACCAGCCCCGGCGGATGCGGCGGTCAATACAGTGCCGCGCAGCAACCCTTACGGTTTTCAACTGCACCTCTATGATAAAACCCGGCCCGAGAATTTGGGTTTCTTGGAAAAATTGCGGGCGCTTCTCGATCAATATCCGGGCACGACGACGGTGGGCGAGCTTGGCATCGACAATGATGTCGCCGAAACAACCGCAGCCTATACCGAGGCGGGGAAGCGGCTTCATATGGTCTACGGGT of Elstera cyanobacteriorum contains these proteins:
- a CDS encoding carbohydrate ABC transporter permease, with amino-acid sequence MGFQRSKSGKIFRRIAFAGAVLAIAVIALFPFYYAILTSFKTGSALFQVSYWIGDITLINYQSIFREQPFGLQILNSLLVATVVVGLSLLLGVTAAFAFGRVRFRGRGLLLVTVLAVSMFPQVSILSGMFELVRALGLYNRLPSLILSNLVLTLPFTVWVFTTFMRELPKELEEAAYVDGATPWTVVRRVFLPLMGPALVTTGLLAFIASWNEFLFALTFTLSSETRTVPVAIALISGATALELPWGGIMAASVVVTVPLILLVFIFQRRIVSGLTAGAIKG
- a CDS encoding alpha-glucosidase; its protein translation is MMTNVDWWRGAVLYQIYPRSFYDADGNGIGDLRGITAKLDYIASLNVDAIWVSPFFPSPMADFGYDVSDFCGVDPLFGTLADADALIAGAHARGLKVLIDLVISHSSDQHPWFVESRRDRHNPKADWYVWADAESDGTPPNNWLSIFGGSAWEWDARRRQYYLHNFLKAQPDLNFHNPDVQAAVLAAARFWLERGVDGFRLDTVNFYFHDLALRSNPPAPADAAVNTVPRSNPYGFQLHLYDKTRPENLGFLEKLRALLDQYPGTTTVGELGIDNDVAETTAAYTEAGKRLHMVYGFDLLAPNVTAVDIRQAVERTEAGLGSGWISWALSNHDFPRVISRWGYADVAPLAAPMLIALATALRGSPCLYQGDELGLIEADVPFERLQDPYGKTFWPEFKGRDGCRTPMPWAAQAPFSGFSDVDPWLPIPADHAHAAVDRQAADPASPLNRIRHFLRWRRGEASLRHGAIRFFDAPAPVLLFQRGDDRLCAFNLGREAVEVTLPRAGHVLRESGFEADLSGQTLTLPPLGAAFLADS
- a CDS encoding carbohydrate ABC transporter permease translates to MAGLSRRKARAAWIFLAPMLITLAAIAGWPLLRTFWFSLTDASMADLSAWKFIGFDNYLMKDQYGWGGLLVDPDWWRAVYNTLVFTILSVTLETIFGLLVALVLHQRFFGRSFIRAAILVPWAIPTIVSAKIWAWMLHDQFGILNSMMLSLGLITQPIAWAASPDTALAAIVLVDVWKTTPFMALLCLAALQMLPTDCYEAARLDGIPAWRLFFKVTLPLIRPALMVAVIFRALDALRVFDVIYVLTSNTRDTMSMSVFARQHLVEFQSVGYGSAASTALFMVIALLTALYLTLGRVKLAADPN
- a CDS encoding ABC transporter substrate-binding protein; translated protein: MRRFAAFVAPTLTALLFSVSASAVEISLSCGAVGAELTHCQAGADAWAKATGHTVKIVSTPNSATERLALYQQILASGSSDIDVFQIDVIWPGILVNYMIDLTPYAKQETLQHFVSIVANNTVNNKLVAMPWFTDAGLLYYRKDLLEKYGTKVPTTWADLASVAEKIQAGERKAGNDKMWGFVFQGKAYEGLTCNALEWVDSFGGGTFMDDAGKITVNNPHAIEALKTVAGWVGSITPEGVLGYAEEEARGIWQSGNAVFMRNWPYAWALGQAADSPIKNKIGVAALPKGGANGKYSGALGGWQLSVSKFSKNQAVAADLVMYLTSDAEQKRRALVGGYNPTRPALYQDKEILAANPFFDSLYETFTNAAARPAKATGAKYNRVSNEIWNATHAVLSKKETAEKAVPALEAALVRAMR
- a CDS encoding LacI family DNA-binding transcriptional regulator, with the translated sequence MAAQIRLKELAEALGLSRATVSRALNGFPEVNKETKARVAEAAERLGYRPNPVARRLATGRAGAIGVVFPPKANLLLDPHFMEFLVGVVSHCTERGVMLALSGAETTGDDLQTYRNLAASGQIDGVILSGPLVQDPRVPLLMDLGLPFVLHGRTQAAVPYPFMDIDNRGAFYAQAAHVIAHGHQRVVLLNGLTDYTFAQHRLDGYRQAFADAGLTPDPRLIFSASMSEENGYRQTREALTETPRPTAFLCSSMVEALGCLRALRDCSLRVPEDISVVAHDDGLPAVDPAGLNPPLTTSSSSIRAAGVRVAEHLLALLGGATPQGIQEVWPVPLVHRASVAAPGSDQGFSR